GACAACGCTCCAGTCATCCTGTATCCAGTCAGCTCCAACGGttctgctgaaggtgtggaggagATTCCCCGCAATGTGAACGCAGGACACTTGGTGACTAAAGTCAGAGCCTATGACGCTGATATAGGATATAACGGCTGGTTGCTGTTTTCACTGCAGGAAGTTACTGACCACAGTCTCTTTGGTTTGGACCGCTATACAGGACAGATCAGAACACATCGCTCACTCACAGAGACAGACGAGGCTGAGCATAAACTGGTCATACTGGTCAAAGACAATGGCAACGTTTCACTCTCAGCAACAGCTACTGTGGTTGTCAAACTTGTGGAGCCCAAAGAGGCTTTTGCAGcttctgatgttaaaagtgcagCAAAAGTAGATGAAGAGGACAATGTGACTTTATACCTGATGATAACTTTGGGCTCAGTTTCACTTCTTTTTCTCATCAGTATCATCGTGCTGATTGCAATGCAGTGCTCGAAATCCACAGACTATACTTCTAAATATCTACAAGAGACTAACTATGATGGAACACTGTGTCACAGCATCCAGTACAGATCTGGAGACAAACGGTACATGTTGGTTGGACCCAGAATGAGTATAGGATCTACTATTGTTCCTGGCAGCCATGCTAATACACTAGTGCTACCTGATAGAAGAACTTCTGTAGAGGTAAGGCATTGCTATAATTGGTTTTGTCGTTTTTATATATCAGATAATAACATTAATATCAAAGAATTGTGGGGATGCATGCTTCTGACAAGCACTCAGTGGGCAGCATATTAGACAATAAGACACAATTTCCAGAGTTTATTGAAAAGTGAAATTCTTATGatttttcctttgctttcttcTACCTTAATCTAGAACATATGAGAGCATAATTTTCTAGGCATAATTATAACCTTCACAATAGTAATTTTAACAGCATGGAATAGTCAAACAGGTCAGTGCTCATCTGAGGTATATTAGCAACACACCTAAAATGTCATATGATTTAAAAATGTAGCTTGCTTGCAGTTAAGTTTGTTGCTGTCGCTGTCCATGGTCCTGATCTCTTCTGCTCCCTCAGATTACTTCAGCCTACAGCTGATGTGTTAAACCAAAGTGACTTTATCTGACttaatttgaattaaaaatgttcaaTCAAGCTAAAGAGAAGGTACATTGCAATGTCCATATCATGGTCAGTCATAAACCGCATTTAACCTTCAACTTATTGCTTTTATAAATTAAATGCATTGTGaaacgttgaaaacataaattacgTTGCATTTACTTCAAATTTAAAATCGTTAGGAACCAGAAATTTGATAAATTAATTATTTCATGTCAAGCAATAGTCACCATACTCAGCTGTATATTCTAGTTGCTAAAACTTTCCTTGGTGCTGAAAAGTTTTGTTGCTGTTATTCATTAGTTTCTTCAAAGCCGTTCAATGTTAGGAATGTTATGTCATTCCAGGAGTTTATTCTTAACAATTACCTCGTATTTACAAATGTTATATAAAATCTTCAAAATATGTTCAAAATCTCAGTTTCATTAAATTCAATTTGGGAATATCTTGAATTCCAATATCAGCTGAGAAGAAAATCACCCATTTTTGTCTTTCAAGCAACTTGAGTATGTGGTCAGAGGTGTTGCGGTCGGTTGCAAATAATTTAATTTTTCTAAAGTAATTAAATCCTTTTACATTTTGTGCAGAGCGATATTTGGTCGCATGGTGTCAGTGCGATattaaaagtcagcagcacGCGAGGGTGTCGTCATTACGTTGTGGTTCCACCTCGTGATAGCATTCTCTCTTCATTATTAGCGCAGCCTAGTCTGTTcttgtttctctctttgtgAATACCTGAATTGCAATTCATATTTGCTATTCCATAGGGAAAGGGAAGCTACCGTTCAGAGGGGTCCCGAATACTATTTTTTTCGTTTTCTTTGTGGTGGATAACTGATTATTCCGGAATTGACGATGGAACAAAGAAGATGCAAGCATTGGAGTGCGCAAGGATATCGAGTCATATGTATGGTTGCTGTTCTTTTGAGTAATGTTGCCTCAGCGCAATTAAGATACTCGATCTCCGAGGAAATTAATGAAGGAACTGTGGTTGGAAATATAGCAAAGGATTTGGGATTAGAGAAAAAGACACTGAAAGAAAGGAAATATAGGATTGTCTCAAGTGATGCGGAGTCCCTCTTTCATGTTAATCAAAACGATGGCATCCTGTATGTCAGCAGAAAGATCGACAGAGAAGAGGTGTGTGCACAGATTAGCACGTGTGTGATTAATGTGAAAACCATTTTAGAAAACCCACTGGAAATCCATTATGTTGAAGTGGAAGTTATGGATGTTAATGACCATTCACCGACTTTTACGGAGACAAATAAAAGACTGGAGATTTCAGAGTCAGTGTTACCTGGAGCACGGTTTCAGCTGAAAGCGGCACGCGATTCAGACAGTGGTCATTTCTCCGTACAACAGTATAAACTCAGCCCCAACGATCACTTCCGTTTGGAAGTGAAAGATAAAGGAGACGATGGTAAAATACCAATATTGGTAGTCCAAAAATCTTTAGACAGGGAAACTGCAGGGAGTCACTCTTTGATACTGACCGCCCAGGATGGAGGTAAACCTCCGAAAACTGGTAATATGAATATTCTCGTTAAAGTTTTGGATGTAAACGACAATGTACCAATTTTCTCTAAAGATGTTTATTCTGTGACGCTAAGTGAAAATGCTGCCGTGGGAACAACGGTCATAGAGGTGAATGCCACCGATTTAGATGACGGCCCAAACGGAGATGTAATGTATTCATTTAGCAACAGTGTTAATCAAAATATATTAAATCTTTTCGATATTAATCTATTAACAGGAGAGCTAACTGTTAAAGATTTAATAGACTACGAGGAGAAGGACAGATATGAAATTGAAATTGAGGCATCTGATAAAGGTCTTGCTCCTCTCACAACGGAAAAAAGCGTGATTATTACGATAGTTGACGTGAATGATAACGCACCAGAGATTGACATTACATCATTTTCCAGTTCAGTCCCTGAAGATTCCAGACCTGGAACTACAGTTGCTCTAATCAGTGTAAATGACTTGGATTCCGGTCTTAATGGGAAAGTGATCTGCAATGTAAATGAAGATGTTCCATTCATCTTATCACCTTctttaaaagacaaaatgttttcactagtgACAAAATCCCCACTGGACAGAGAGAAGCAGTCTCATTATGACCTGACAATAACTGCAAAAGATGCAGGTCAACCTCCGTTATCATCTGAAAAAACAATAACTGTTGTGGTATCAGATGTGAATGACAACCGTCCAGAGTTTTCACTCAGCCCGTATACTTTCTATGTCACTGAGGGTAACGATCCGGGAGCTTCAGTGTTTTCTGTTAAAGCTTTTGATCAGGATGAGAACAACAATGCTCTTATTTCCTATGATATTGTCAGAGATGGAAGCGAGAATAATAAATTAGCTTCATTTTTAAACATTAATTCTGAAACTGGAGACATAGTGGCATTGAAAAGTTTTGACTTTGAAACCCTGAAAACGTTCCAGTTCCACATTGTTGCCACAGATTCTGGAACTCCGTCGCTAAGCAGCAACGTCACAGTGAACGTGTTCATTCTGGATCAGAACGACAACGCTCCAGTCATCCTGTATCCAGTCAGCTCCAACGGttctgctgaaggtgtggaggagATTCCCCGCAATGTGAACGCAGGACACTTGGTGACTAAAGTCAGAGCCTATGATGCTGATATAGGATATAACGGCTGGTTGCTGTTTTCACTGCAGGAAGTTACTGACCACAGTCTCTTTGGTTTGGACCGCTACACAGGACAGATCAGAACACATCGCTCATTCACAGAGACAGACGAGGCTGAGCATAAACTGGTCATACTGGTCAAAGACAATGGGAACGTTTCACTCTCAGCAACAGCTACTGTGGTTGTCAAACTTGTGGAGCCCAAAGAGGCTTTTGCAGcttctgatgttaaaagtgcagCAAAAGTAGATGAAGAGGACAATGTGACTTTATACCTGATGATAACTTTGGGCTCAGTTTCACTTCTTTTTCTCATCAGTATCATCGTGCTGATTGCAATGCAGTGCTCAAAATCCACAGACTATACTTCTAAATATCTTCAAGAGACCAATTATGATGGAACACTGTGTCACAGCATCCAGTACAGATCTGGAGACAAACGGTACATGTTGGTTGGACCCAGAATGAGTATAGGATCTACTATTGTTCCTGGCAGCCATGCAAACACACTTGTGCTTCCTGACAGAAGGAGAGCAATTGAAGAGGTAAGAATTCTTGAGAAAACATTGGCTTGTTTTCAGTGGCAGTTTCATTTGCTTATTAACTTGTTCAAACACCCATTTTCATTTCCTCGAGTCCATGCTACACATAGCCTATGCTGACTTTAACACATACTGAAGAAGATACTACCGAGGGGTATTAGAGAGCTTTAGTAGTTGTAAATGCACATCACACTGTATCATTTATATTCATGTGTTGATATGCTTGCGCAAAGTGGTTACTTTGGAATGGTATGGTGTGATAACGAGGCAGAAGTTTTTGTCCGGTGCTGATGGTGCATTATCAactaaattgaaaaataaaaactccaaCGTAGCTGGACAGATATAAGTTAAAATTGTTATATGTGGTGCTgaatttttttactttaatttatcATCATGTGTGTCCATTTGTTTTAACCGATAAACATCCAAAGTAATGTTTTATTGGtctttgatttgaaataactaCATTAATCTGATAAAACAAAGGGAGGAGTGTAGTGTTCCGTCTCAGTCGGATTGTCTCTGTTGTtagactttgttttgtttggtttcCACTGCTTGCTTTCCCCAACATTTTGTAATGGCTTGTTTTCCACTTTACCAGAACAAGGAAAAAGTGAGTCATcttttttctatattttcatgAACTTATCTTCATTTTGTCCCGTTTTTAGGGAACAAGAAGGAAATATTGAATCTACTATTTGCACCGATGTGTTAACATCCCCTCAGTTATTACGGTGATAATATTGGTCGCACGGTGTCAGTATTATCGAGCAAGTAAGCATCACCTACGCTTGTCGTCATTGCATTTTGGTTCAGGCTTT
Above is a genomic segment from Odontesthes bonariensis isolate fOdoBon6 chromosome 13, fOdoBon6.hap1, whole genome shotgun sequence containing:
- the LOC142397747 gene encoding protocadherin alpha-8-like isoform X20 — translated: MEQRRCKHWSAQGYRVICMVAVLLSNVASAQLRYSISEEINEGTVVGNIAKDLGLEKKTLKERKYRIVSSDAESLFHVNQNDGILYVSRKIDREEVCAQISTCVINVKTILENPLEIHYVEVEVMDVNDHSPTFTETNKRLEISESVLPGARFQLKAARDSDSGHFSVQQYKLSPNDHFRLEVKDKGDDGKIPILVVQKSLDRETAGSHSLILTAQDGGKPPKTGNMNILVKVLDVNDNVPIFSKDVYSVTLSENAAVGTTVIEVNATDLDDGPNGDVMYSFSNSVNQNILNLFDINLLTGELTVKDLIDYEEKDRYEIEIEASDKGLAPLTTEKSVIITIVDVNDNAPEIDITSFSSSVPEDSRPGTTVALISVNDLDSGLNGKVICNVNEDVPFILSPSLKDKMFSLVTKSPLDREKQSHYDLTITAKDAGQPPLSSEKTITVVVSDVNDNRPEFSLSPYTFYVTEGNDPGASVFSVKAFDQDENNNALISYDIVRDGSENNKLASFLNINSETGDIVALKSFDFETLKTFQFHIVATDSGTPSLSSNVTVNVFILDQNDNAPVILYPVSSNGSAEGVEEIPRNVNAGHLVTKVRAYDADIGYNGWLLFSLQEVTDHSLFGLDRYTGQIRTHRSFTETDEAEHKLVILVKDNGNVSLSATATVVVKLVEPKEAFAASDVKSAAKVDEEDNVTLYLMITLGSVSLLFLISIIVLIAMQCSKSTDYTSKYLQETNYDGTLCHSIQYRSGDKRYMLVGPRMSIGSTIVPGSHANTLVLPDRRRAIEEPKVPNTDWRYSASLRAGGVMQSSVHMEESSVMQGAQGVLVQNWPTASSAAEGEGGEVSPPMGAGVDSNSWHFRYGPGGPGAPPQHLKPGEVPPEAFIIPGSPAIISIRQNQGGEDDKSDFITFGKKEEAKKKKKKKKEKKDKKDKGKDDDE